One window of Leguminivora glycinivorella isolate SPB_JAAS2020 chromosome 9, LegGlyc_1.1, whole genome shotgun sequence genomic DNA carries:
- the LOC125229553 gene encoding ribonuclease P protein subunit p40-like, with the protein MLCPEIYNFPYPKIISSSKRHENFEAAFSTIRLNTFYKSLIVTCPDEMHTPNSIEEAITEDTEYYKVSKCSLTLFTKVDFIENFVKKGSLNCMSVVRNCVVENCAAITPDGTLTLHVLDFIYQQLGLEGKKRPHNFYEVKIDLGKLKHDTKIASSLSKLETFDFFVSWEPYSEDICPSSIAKYFYDNDINIAVCPVKIDHVSPSVEEIPALDAELYEMSEWIGMLAHKADTNPTETYISSYSSPESENAMKSSRIALVIAKGFFSPATVERLCRKVEEYVKGRETEQYWASVSVQSFENCLWQWSRGSPRMFQAHDSSCNLFFSHTGVAEYSVGQIKYS; encoded by the coding sequence ATGTTGTGTCCAGAAATCTATAATTTCCCTTATCCAAAAATTATATCTTCATCCAAGAGACATGAAAATTTTGAAGCAGCATTCAGCACCATTCGATTAAACACTTTTTACAAAAGTTTAATTGTGACATGCCCTGATGAGATGCATACTCCAAACTCTATAGAAGAAGCGATTACGGAAGATACGGAATATTATAAAGTCAGCAAATGTTCACTAACATTGTTTACAAAGGTGGATTTCATTGAAAATTTTGTAAAGAAAGGAAGCTTAAATTGCATGAGTGTAGTGAGGAACTGTGTTGTGGAAAATTGTGCCGCTATCACACCAGACGGAACACTAACTTTACATGTGTTAGATTTTATTTACCAGCAATTAGGCTTAGAAGGTAAAAAACGTCCTCATAACTTTTACGAAGTAAAAATAGACCTAGGCAAACTAAAACATGACACCAAAATTGCAAGTAGCCTTAGTAAGCTTGAAACATTCGACTTTTTCGTGTCATGGGAGCCATATAGTGAAGACATATGCCCATCGTCAATAGCAAAGTATTTTTACGATAATGATATAAACATAGCTGTATGCCCTGTAAAGATTGACCATGTGTCTCCGTCAGTGGAAGAAATACCTGCTTTAGATGCAGAGCTATATGAGATGTCAGAATGGATTGGTATGCTCGCACACAAAGCTGACACGAATCCTACGGAGACTTACATTAGTTCATACAGCTCGCCAGAAAGTGAAAACGCTATGAAATCTTCAAGAATAGCCCTTGTTATTGCTAAAGGTTTTTTTAGTCCGGCCACTGTGGAGCGACTTTGCAGGAAAGTCGAGGAGTATGTAAAGGGCAGAGAAACAGAGCAGTATTGGGCGTCAGTGAGTGTGCAGAGCTTTGAAAACTGCTTGTGGCAGTGGAGTCGGGGCAGCCCTAGGATGTTCCAAGCTCATGATTCTTCCTGCAACTTGTTCTTTAGTCATACCGGGGTTGCAGAGTACAGTGTAggtcaaataaaatattcatag